The Chlorocebus sabaeus isolate Y175 chromosome 1, mChlSab1.0.hap1, whole genome shotgun sequence genome includes a region encoding these proteins:
- the DBX1 gene encoding homeobox protein DBX1, translated as MMFPGLLAPPAGYPSLLRPTPTLTLPQSLQSAFSGHSSFLVEDLIRISRPPAYLPRSVPTSSMSPPRQGAPTALTDTGASDLGSPGPGSRRGGSSPTAVSPASETTFLKFGVNAILSSGPRTETSPALLQSVPPKTFAFPYFEGSFQPFIRSSYFPASSSVVPIPGTFSWPLAARGKPRRGMLRRAVFSDVQRKALEKMFQKQKYISKPDRKKLAAKLGLKDSQVKIWFQNRRMKWRNSKERELLSSGGCREQTLPTKLNPHPDLSDVGQKGPGDEEEEEEGPGSPRHRLAYHASPDPPHLRDPRLPEPLPASPAHSSSPGKPSDFSDSEEEEEGEEEEEITVS; from the exons ATGATGTTCCCCGGCCTCCTCGCGCCCCCCGCCGGGTACCCTAGCCTCCTGCGGCCCACGCCCACCTTGACGCTGCCCCAGTCCTTGCAGTCGGCATTTTCCGGCCACTCCAGCTTCCTGGTGGAGGATCTGATCCGCATCAGCCGACCCCCTGCCTACCTGCCCCGCAGCGTGCCCACCTCCAGCATGTCGCCGCCCAGGCAGGGGGCCCCCACGGCCCTCACCGACACGGGGGCCTCGGACCTGGGCTCCCCGGGTCCCGGGAGCCGGCGGGGCGGCTCTTCGCCGACTGCCGTCTCCCCCGCCAGCGAGACCACGTTTCTGAAGTTTGGAGTGAACGCCATCCTCTCCTCGGGGCCCAGAACAG AAACATCCCCAGCCTTGCTCCAGAGCGTCCCTCCCAAGACCTTCGCGTTTCCCTACTTCGAAGGGTCCTTTCAGCCTTTCATCAGATCTTCTTATTTCCCAG CGTCCTCCAGCGTCGTGCCCATCCCCGGGACCTTCTCTTGGCCGCTGGCGGCGCGCGGGAAGCCTCGGCGGGGCATGCTGCGTCGAGCAGTCTTTTCCGACGTGCAGCGCAAGGCGCTAGAGAAGATGTTCCAGAAGCAGAAGTACATCAGCAAGCCCGACCGCAAGAAGCTGGCGGCCAAGCTGGGCCTGAAAGACTCGCAG GTGAAAATCTGGTTCCAGAACCGACGCATGAAATGGCGGAACTCCAAAGAGCGCGAACTCTTGTCTAGCGGGGGCTGCCGCGAGCAGACCCTGCCCACCAAGCTCAATCCGCACCCGGACCTCAGCGACGTGGGCCAGAAGGGTCCAGGGgacgaagaggaggaggaggagggtccgGGCAGCCCCCGCCACCGCCTGGCCTACCACGCGTCCCCCGACCCCCCGCACCTGCGGGACCCACGGCTGCCAGAGCCGCTGCCCGCCTCGCCCGCGCACTCGAGCAGTCCTGGGAAACCTTCGGACTTCTCAGACTccgaggaggaagaggagggagaagaagaggaggaaatcaCCGTGTCCTAG